Proteins from a genomic interval of Stigmatella erecta:
- a CDS encoding non-ribosomal peptide synthetase, whose amino-acid sequence MSTPRDNMSGLSIEEKRKLLAELLAKSGKSAPRIFSLASGQKALWLLQQQAPDGAAYNTPFALRIRSQVDVGALKRAFEMVAARHPSLRTTVSATADGQLLQTSHPVLEPHFAHIDATGWTAEQLQSAVVRAYRQPFSLERGPLLRGDLFSSQPDDHVLLITVHHIVYDGWSAGIVQQELTQLYQVLSRGEQPSLAPVTGSYADFVAQQSEMLSGAVGRKHWDYWQKKLSGELPVLTLPADRSHSALAANRSGACSLKLQPELTNRIKELAQSSEATPFVVLLSAYAALLGRLARQDDVLIGSPTAGRPDTASHGVVGYFANSVALRADLSGAPSTRTLIARMRDVVHEALEHQDFPFASLVERLGIERRPGVSPIFQASMTFHSSREGGGAMALWATPDEETRVRWGVLELEPYPLSDQETQFDLALEMWEVRGAFAGALRFNRALFNDGTVGLWRGYFEKLLEQMVRAPDEPIARLALADPVPAAQLREDPQPAVRLDQAGGSTITAWFEAQAARTPEAVALSFGDVHLSYAELNARANVLAHEVRSRGVGPESLVGICVERSAELVISILGVLKAGGAYVPLDPASPRERLALILEDADVSALVTETRRTGELPTEKVPTIFVDALQWQAGPRAPNPAPGLTPDNAAYVIYTSGSTGRPKGVIVTHANATRLFTTTEALFGFGPDDVWTLFHSAAFDFSVWELWGPLFYGGRLVVVPHWMTRSPEAFGELIAREGVTVLNQTPSAFRALVRAPSIEDGVGGQKLKWIIFGGEALDASTVRPWFERYPGADTRLINMYGITETTVHVTYHRVTETDLASAASPIGRPIPDLMIRLLDEHGQPVPDGVPGEMYVGGAGVARGYLKRPELTAQRFIEDPVSPGERLYRSGDLAIRQQDGTFSYLGRIDDQVKIRGFRIELGEIQSVIARHPAVASAYVSTYERSADDRRIAAYVVPKPGAAETLLSSSSDGGIGDTHVGEWKALYDELYARAAGESQTDPSFNIAGWNSSYTGAPLSAEAMKEWVNHTVEQILERKPSRVLEIGCGTGLLLTRIAPSTAAYWATDVSGVVVNMLRGVTKKTPGLEHAQLFHCAADQLEGIDFGGERFEAVILNSVVQYFPSAEYLARALESASARVSTGGFIFVGDVRNLRLLEAFHASIILAQSSGTLEPHTLKGLVSRRVAGEEELVLDPGFFWALKQRIPRLSHVEIRPKRGECLNELTRFRYDVLLHLDTSPVPAPDVAWGPGNVSLPELRARLGREGTQRIGLRGIRNARVEAALEALVSLSDQAPARPGSFEKLRRRLLDRDGSVPASEPEPGVDPMALEQLAREASCTVTLDWSRGGVDGSFDAVFTRRAPSGEPAAPRLSAEPVALFGTAPEAVPGARQANDPLRGRLERRLESDLRKRAQEHLPEYMVPASIMVIDELPLTGNGKVDRRALPVPAAPHGLEIAYVEPRTGEEEILVSIFAELLGAERVGVRESFFDLGGHSLLATQVVSRVRAVFGVDVPLRTFFDNPTVGGLAAVVQQLRKRSGSAVLDFTSPMERPPQIPLSSSQERLWILDRIVETRAPIYVIPLVLRLRGPLHQDALRQSLDGIIQRHEVLRTRFSVVEGQPIQEIAGELHVELPPGEALGNGPGATEAELTSLIQKEVGLEVSRPFDLERGPLIRMRLFRIAEGDHVLVLTMHHIVSDGWSVGILARELSAGYNALCSRREVVLPALPVQYADFALWQRQLLRDGALAESIEAHKQRLAGAPTSLNLPTDRPRPETPSYKGGVVRFAVDRALSARLREMSRREGSTLYMTLLAAFSAYLSRLSGQKDLIIGSPVANRNRAATEPLIGFFVNTLALRMDLSGDPTFLELLARVRRTALDAYADQDVPFEKLVEVAAPERSVSRQPLVQVMFALQNAPFSPPALDGLHVELLDLDSVTSKFDLTLSMQESADGLSGLFEYSAELFDRERIERMAEHLVVFLREAVEHPQRHVHELDFLGAREAGLLAEWAMGPSAPSAPASVVELFQAQAQRTPDAIALEQGDVRLSYAELDQRSTRLARHLVSLGLGPEKRAALCLPKSVEFIVSLLGVWKAGGAYVPLDPEYPEARLGHMLEDSGAELLLTVRALGERPGFRGQTLWMDEALPDRAEPSTLALPSAGSMAYIIYTSGSTGKPKGAVLEHRGVANIAVASRELLSLSPDSRVLQAASTSFDVSVWDIVMAFASGARLVLPVDETSRAGEGQAALLREKHITHVCLTASAIAALPEGPYPDLRVLTTAGEACPAELVKKWATESRRFINAYGPTETTVIATLTAVQKGDTGAPPIGRPLPGLVARILDTNQRQVPIGVPGELHVGGLAVARGYHGLEELSRERFIQDPFSTSPGARLYRTGDLARWRSDGNIDFLGRLDHQVKLRGFRIELGEVEAVLDGHPGVQRSLVIVYKGQLAAYVAGRGGAAFTVQALREHAKSQLPGYMVPAHFILLEAFPLTPSGKIDRKKLPDPVEAQEPTTFAVPQSREEQILAEIWATVLKKGPIGIHDNFFALGGDSILGLQIISRATQRGLRLRPRQLFDHQTIAELARVASSAQVIHAEQGKVTGSAPLTPIQHWFFEQERAEPQHFNMAVLLDVEPGIDLAVLRRALDAVELHHDALRLRFRRDGTAWSQSHAEGEALGIPLEEWDIDGSDAVEGALAKLHGSLDLERGPLLRAAILRLGPSSTRLALVAHHLVVDAVSWGIIFEDLLTAYGQLSSGQAVGLQPKTTSFQHWAKRLEAYAGSPNARAELDAWLAASHRDASYEFPLNDPTASDTVADAARLVSWIEEDETQLLLNEVPKAYGVQVNEALIAALARTLSVWTGHSTVRIDLEGYGREFLFEDVDVSRTVGWFTALFPLRLHVGAKESVREALARAKDAVRRIPRGGAGHGILRYLSPDASIRSRLQAAGHAGVVFNYLGQMGSVPAQGVIRSAAKEGLGPLHSPHAARPHRIELNAVVEAGQRLRFDWTFGAKVLRKETLESLNQAFISNLRELIRERAQPAATVRVAADFPAARLSAKDLKSVLKQTKKPR is encoded by the coding sequence ATGAGCACCCCCCGCGACAACATGAGCGGCCTCAGCATTGAGGAGAAGCGCAAGCTCCTCGCTGAACTCTTGGCGAAGTCAGGGAAGAGTGCCCCCCGTATCTTTTCCCTCGCTTCTGGACAGAAGGCACTCTGGCTTCTGCAGCAGCAGGCTCCGGACGGAGCTGCCTACAACACGCCTTTCGCACTCCGCATTCGGTCTCAGGTCGATGTAGGGGCATTGAAGCGCGCCTTCGAGATGGTGGCCGCGCGCCACCCAAGCCTGCGAACCACGGTCTCGGCGACTGCGGACGGCCAGCTCCTCCAGACGAGCCATCCCGTGCTCGAGCCGCACTTCGCTCACATCGATGCGACAGGTTGGACCGCCGAACAGCTTCAGTCTGCCGTCGTTCGCGCCTATCGCCAGCCGTTCTCATTGGAGCGTGGTCCGCTTCTCCGGGGCGATCTGTTCAGCTCCCAGCCCGATGACCACGTGCTCCTGATCACTGTTCACCACATCGTCTACGACGGGTGGTCGGCTGGGATCGTTCAGCAAGAGCTCACGCAACTCTATCAGGTGCTCTCGCGTGGCGAGCAGCCGTCGTTGGCGCCCGTCACGGGCAGCTATGCCGACTTCGTCGCACAGCAGTCGGAGATGCTTTCGGGGGCTGTGGGGCGCAAGCACTGGGATTACTGGCAGAAGAAGCTCTCCGGCGAGCTGCCTGTTCTGACGCTCCCTGCGGATCGGAGCCATTCGGCCCTCGCGGCGAATCGGAGCGGAGCGTGCTCGCTCAAGCTCCAGCCCGAGCTGACGAACCGGATCAAGGAGCTCGCGCAAAGTTCAGAGGCCACTCCCTTCGTAGTGCTCTTGTCCGCCTATGCAGCCCTGCTCGGGCGTCTGGCCCGTCAAGACGACGTCCTGATCGGCTCCCCGACGGCCGGGCGCCCGGACACGGCCTCTCATGGTGTGGTGGGCTACTTCGCCAACTCCGTGGCGCTTCGAGCGGATCTCTCCGGTGCTCCGTCCACCCGGACGCTGATCGCGCGGATGCGCGATGTGGTGCACGAGGCGCTGGAGCACCAGGATTTCCCGTTCGCGTCGCTCGTGGAGCGGTTGGGAATCGAGCGCCGCCCCGGAGTGTCGCCCATCTTCCAGGCGTCCATGACGTTCCACTCCTCGCGCGAGGGTGGAGGCGCCATGGCACTCTGGGCCACGCCTGATGAGGAAACCCGCGTCCGTTGGGGGGTCCTGGAACTTGAGCCCTATCCCCTCAGCGACCAGGAGACCCAGTTCGATCTCGCCCTGGAGATGTGGGAGGTCCGCGGCGCGTTCGCTGGCGCGTTGCGCTTCAACCGGGCGCTCTTCAACGACGGCACGGTGGGCCTGTGGCGCGGCTACTTCGAGAAGCTCCTCGAGCAGATGGTGCGCGCTCCGGATGAGCCGATTGCCCGGCTGGCGCTGGCCGATCCTGTCCCGGCCGCGCAACTCCGGGAGGACCCGCAGCCTGCGGTCCGGCTGGACCAAGCTGGCGGGAGCACCATCACCGCTTGGTTCGAGGCGCAGGCTGCGCGAACCCCCGAAGCGGTCGCACTCAGCTTCGGGGACGTGCACCTCAGCTACGCCGAGCTCAACGCCCGCGCGAACGTTCTGGCTCATGAGGTCCGAAGCCGCGGTGTCGGCCCTGAGTCCTTGGTGGGCATCTGTGTCGAGCGGAGCGCGGAGCTGGTCATCTCCATCCTGGGCGTGCTCAAAGCTGGCGGGGCGTATGTCCCGCTGGATCCAGCCAGCCCGCGCGAGCGGCTTGCGCTGATCCTCGAGGACGCGGACGTTTCCGCGCTCGTCACCGAGACCCGGCGCACCGGTGAACTCCCCACGGAGAAGGTGCCGACGATCTTCGTGGACGCGCTCCAGTGGCAGGCTGGGCCGCGTGCGCCGAATCCGGCGCCTGGCCTGACGCCAGACAACGCCGCCTATGTCATTTACACCTCCGGATCCACCGGGCGCCCCAAGGGCGTGATTGTCACCCACGCCAACGCCACTCGCCTGTTCACCACGACCGAGGCGCTGTTTGGTTTCGGGCCGGACGATGTCTGGACGCTGTTCCACTCCGCTGCTTTCGATTTTTCTGTCTGGGAACTCTGGGGGCCGCTTTTCTATGGAGGCCGCCTGGTCGTCGTCCCTCACTGGATGACCCGCTCTCCCGAGGCCTTTGGCGAGCTGATCGCGCGCGAAGGGGTGACGGTCCTCAACCAGACGCCGTCCGCATTCCGGGCGCTCGTCCGGGCGCCCTCGATCGAGGATGGGGTAGGGGGCCAGAAGCTCAAGTGGATCATCTTCGGCGGTGAAGCGCTCGATGCCTCGACCGTCCGTCCGTGGTTTGAGCGGTATCCAGGGGCGGACACGCGCCTGATCAACATGTATGGCATCACCGAGACCACGGTGCATGTCACGTACCACCGGGTGACCGAGACAGACCTCGCATCTGCGGCGAGCCCGATCGGCCGTCCGATCCCGGACCTCATGATTCGCCTGCTCGACGAGCACGGCCAGCCCGTTCCGGACGGCGTTCCTGGGGAGATGTACGTGGGGGGGGCCGGGGTCGCGAGGGGTTATCTGAAGCGGCCGGAGCTCACCGCGCAGCGCTTCATCGAGGACCCGGTCTCTCCTGGGGAGCGTCTTTACCGCTCGGGCGACCTCGCCATCCGCCAGCAGGACGGAACCTTCTCGTACCTTGGCCGCATCGACGATCAGGTCAAGATCCGCGGCTTCCGCATTGAGCTGGGCGAAATCCAGTCGGTGATCGCCCGCCACCCGGCTGTCGCCAGTGCCTACGTCTCCACCTATGAGCGGAGCGCGGATGACCGGCGGATCGCCGCCTACGTGGTGCCCAAACCGGGCGCGGCGGAAACGCTCCTCTCTTCCAGCTCGGACGGGGGAATCGGTGATACCCACGTCGGAGAGTGGAAGGCGCTCTACGACGAGCTCTACGCACGCGCTGCTGGCGAGTCACAGACGGATCCCAGCTTCAACATCGCAGGCTGGAACAGCAGCTACACCGGCGCGCCGCTCAGTGCCGAGGCCATGAAGGAGTGGGTCAACCACACCGTTGAGCAGATCCTCGAGCGGAAGCCGTCGCGAGTGCTTGAGATTGGATGCGGGACGGGCCTCCTTCTCACGCGGATCGCACCCTCCACAGCCGCGTACTGGGCGACCGACGTCTCCGGGGTCGTGGTCAACATGCTCCGCGGGGTGACGAAGAAAACTCCCGGCCTCGAGCATGCGCAGCTCTTCCACTGCGCTGCGGACCAGCTTGAGGGCATCGACTTCGGCGGCGAGCGCTTCGAGGCGGTGATCTTGAACTCGGTGGTGCAGTACTTCCCGAGCGCGGAGTACCTCGCCCGTGCACTGGAGTCCGCCTCGGCGCGCGTGAGCACAGGGGGCTTCATCTTCGTCGGGGACGTGCGGAACCTCCGTCTGCTGGAGGCATTCCATGCGTCGATTATCCTGGCACAGAGCTCTGGCACGCTTGAGCCCCACACGCTGAAGGGACTCGTGTCGCGGCGGGTGGCCGGAGAGGAAGAGCTGGTGCTCGATCCGGGCTTCTTCTGGGCCTTGAAGCAGCGCATCCCCCGGCTGAGCCATGTCGAGATCCGCCCGAAGCGTGGCGAGTGTCTGAATGAGCTCACACGCTTCCGCTACGACGTGCTCCTCCACCTGGACACCTCACCGGTCCCCGCTCCCGATGTGGCCTGGGGCCCGGGCAACGTGAGCCTGCCTGAGCTCCGTGCGCGCCTTGGCCGGGAGGGCACCCAGCGCATCGGCCTGCGCGGCATCAGGAATGCCCGCGTCGAAGCGGCCCTTGAGGCCCTGGTGAGCCTGAGCGATCAGGCTCCAGCGCGGCCAGGTTCGTTCGAGAAGCTCCGCCGGCGCCTGTTGGATCGCGACGGCTCGGTCCCCGCCAGTGAGCCCGAGCCCGGCGTTGATCCGATGGCCCTTGAGCAGCTTGCCCGGGAGGCCTCATGCACCGTCACCCTGGACTGGTCTCGTGGAGGGGTGGACGGCTCCTTCGACGCGGTCTTCACGCGCCGGGCTCCTTCGGGCGAGCCTGCGGCCCCAAGACTCTCCGCTGAGCCGGTCGCGCTCTTCGGGACGGCGCCAGAGGCTGTGCCGGGTGCGCGCCAGGCCAACGATCCTCTCCGTGGACGCCTGGAGCGCCGCTTGGAGAGCGACCTTCGGAAGAGGGCGCAGGAGCACCTCCCTGAGTACATGGTGCCGGCGAGCATCATGGTGATTGACGAACTCCCGCTGACCGGGAACGGCAAGGTGGACCGGCGAGCCCTGCCGGTTCCTGCGGCTCCGCATGGTCTGGAGATCGCGTACGTCGAACCCAGGACCGGCGAAGAGGAGATCCTGGTGAGCATCTTCGCTGAACTGCTGGGTGCGGAACGGGTAGGGGTGCGAGAGAGCTTCTTTGACCTGGGGGGACACTCGCTCCTGGCCACACAGGTGGTCTCGCGCGTCCGCGCGGTCTTTGGTGTCGATGTTCCGCTGCGCACGTTCTTTGACAACCCGACCGTCGGGGGGCTCGCGGCGGTGGTGCAGCAGCTGCGCAAGCGCTCGGGCTCCGCTGTGCTCGACTTCACCTCGCCGATGGAGCGGCCGCCTCAGATCCCGCTCTCTTCCTCGCAAGAGCGGCTGTGGATCCTCGACCGCATCGTGGAGACGCGGGCGCCCATCTACGTCATTCCCCTGGTGCTGCGGCTCCGCGGCCCGCTCCACCAGGATGCGCTCCGTCAAAGCCTTGACGGGATCATCCAGCGCCACGAGGTGTTGCGCACCCGATTCTCCGTGGTGGAGGGACAGCCCATCCAGGAGATCGCCGGGGAGCTGCACGTTGAGCTTCCGCCTGGTGAGGCGCTCGGCAACGGTCCGGGGGCCACCGAGGCGGAACTCACGAGTCTCATTCAAAAGGAGGTGGGACTCGAGGTCTCCCGTCCGTTTGATCTCGAGCGCGGCCCGCTGATCCGGATGCGCCTCTTCCGCATCGCGGAGGGCGACCACGTGCTTGTCCTGACGATGCACCACATCGTCTCTGACGGTTGGTCCGTTGGGATCCTCGCGCGTGAACTCTCGGCTGGTTACAACGCGCTCTGCTCGCGGCGCGAGGTGGTGCTGCCAGCGCTTCCGGTCCAGTACGCGGACTTTGCCCTCTGGCAGCGGCAGCTCCTGCGGGACGGCGCGCTCGCCGAGTCCATCGAGGCCCACAAGCAGCGGCTCGCCGGGGCGCCCACCTCCCTCAACCTTCCCACGGATCGGCCCCGGCCGGAGACCCCCTCGTACAAGGGAGGTGTGGTCCGCTTCGCTGTGGATCGCGCCCTCTCGGCACGCCTCAGGGAGATGAGCCGCCGCGAGGGTTCAACGCTGTATATGACCCTGCTGGCTGCCTTCTCGGCGTACCTTTCGCGCCTGAGCGGTCAGAAGGACCTGATCATCGGATCGCCGGTAGCGAACCGGAACCGCGCCGCGACGGAGCCGCTGATCGGCTTCTTCGTCAACACGCTCGCGCTCCGGATGGATCTGTCGGGAGATCCGACCTTCCTCGAGCTTCTGGCGCGCGTCCGGCGGACGGCGCTCGACGCGTACGCGGATCAGGACGTGCCCTTCGAGAAGCTGGTGGAGGTGGCCGCGCCCGAGCGGAGCGTCAGCCGCCAGCCCCTGGTCCAGGTGATGTTCGCGCTCCAGAACGCGCCGTTCTCGCCGCCTGCGCTCGACGGCCTCCACGTGGAACTCCTCGATCTGGACAGCGTCACCTCCAAGTTCGATCTGACGTTGTCCATGCAGGAGTCCGCAGACGGCCTGTCTGGCCTCTTCGAGTACAGCGCGGAGCTGTTCGACCGGGAGCGCATCGAGCGGATGGCCGAGCACCTCGTGGTGTTCCTGCGTGAGGCGGTGGAGCATCCGCAGCGGCATGTGCACGAGCTCGACTTCCTCGGAGCACGTGAGGCCGGGCTGTTGGCGGAGTGGGCCATGGGCCCCAGTGCCCCGTCCGCTCCTGCCTCGGTGGTGGAGCTGTTCCAGGCCCAGGCCCAGCGCACGCCGGATGCGATTGCGCTTGAGCAAGGTGACGTCAGGCTGAGCTATGCGGAGCTCGATCAGCGCTCCACACGCCTGGCACGGCATCTCGTCTCGCTAGGCCTGGGGCCGGAGAAGCGGGCCGCGCTCTGCCTTCCGAAATCGGTTGAGTTCATCGTCTCCTTGCTAGGCGTGTGGAAGGCAGGCGGGGCGTATGTCCCGCTGGATCCGGAGTACCCCGAGGCGCGCCTCGGCCACATGCTGGAGGACTCGGGCGCGGAACTGCTGCTCACGGTGCGCGCGTTGGGCGAGCGGCCGGGCTTCCGAGGGCAAACGCTCTGGATGGACGAGGCGCTGCCGGACCGTGCGGAACCGTCCACCCTGGCGCTCCCGAGCGCGGGCTCGATGGCCTACATCATCTACACCTCGGGCTCGACGGGGAAGCCGAAGGGTGCGGTGCTGGAGCACCGTGGGGTAGCGAACATCGCTGTCGCCTCGCGGGAACTCCTGTCGCTCAGCCCGGACAGCAGGGTGCTCCAGGCGGCCTCCACGTCCTTCGATGTCTCGGTCTGGGACATCGTCATGGCGTTCGCGAGCGGTGCCCGGCTGGTGCTGCCCGTTGACGAGACTTCGCGTGCTGGCGAGGGCCAGGCGGCACTGCTGCGGGAGAAGCACATCACCCATGTGTGCCTGACGGCGTCGGCCATCGCGGCGCTGCCAGAGGGCCCGTATCCAGATCTCCGCGTGCTCACCACCGCCGGAGAGGCCTGCCCTGCGGAGCTGGTGAAGAAGTGGGCCACGGAGTCCCGGCGCTTCATCAATGCCTACGGTCCGACGGAGACGACCGTCATCGCGACGCTCACCGCCGTCCAGAAGGGCGATACGGGAGCTCCGCCCATCGGCCGCCCCCTTCCGGGACTGGTGGCCCGGATCCTCGACACCAACCAGCGCCAGGTGCCCATCGGTGTTCCCGGCGAGCTGCACGTGGGAGGGCTCGCTGTTGCGCGCGGGTATCACGGGCTCGAGGAACTCTCCCGCGAGCGCTTCATCCAGGATCCGTTCTCGACCAGCCCCGGCGCCCGGCTCTACCGCACCGGCGATCTCGCGCGCTGGAGGAGCGACGGCAACATCGACTTCCTCGGCCGCCTCGACCATCAGGTGAAGCTCCGGGGCTTCCGGATCGAACTGGGTGAGGTGGAAGCGGTCCTCGACGGCCATCCTGGCGTCCAGCGGTCGCTCGTCATCGTCTACAAAGGCCAGCTCGCCGCCTACGTCGCGGGCCGCGGCGGCGCAGCATTCACGGTCCAGGCGCTCCGGGAGCACGCGAAGAGCCAGCTCCCCGGATACATGGTGCCAGCGCACTTCATCCTCCTTGAGGCGTTTCCCCTGACGCCGAGTGGGAAGATTGATCGCAAGAAGCTGCCGGATCCCGTGGAAGCCCAGGAGCCCACCACCTTCGCCGTTCCCCAGTCCCGCGAGGAGCAGATCCTCGCCGAGATCTGGGCCACGGTGCTGAAGAAGGGGCCGATCGGAATCCACGACAACTTCTTCGCGCTCGGGGGGGACTCGATCCTCGGCCTGCAGATCATCTCGCGTGCCACCCAGCGGGGGCTCCGCCTGAGGCCGCGCCAGCTGTTCGATCACCAGACGATCGCGGAGCTGGCGCGAGTGGCTTCCAGCGCCCAGGTGATTCACGCCGAGCAAGGGAAGGTGACGGGGAGCGCGCCGCTCACGCCCATCCAGCACTGGTTCTTCGAGCAGGAGCGCGCTGAGCCACAGCACTTCAACATGGCGGTGTTGCTCGACGTTGAGCCTGGCATCGATCTCGCCGTGCTCCGCCGCGCGCTCGACGCGGTGGAACTCCACCATGATGCGCTCCGGCTCCGTTTCCGCCGGGACGGCACGGCCTGGAGCCAGTCCCACGCGGAAGGCGAGGCTCTGGGGATTCCCCTGGAGGAATGGGACATCGACGGAAGCGACGCAGTGGAGGGGGCGCTCGCCAAGCTCCACGGGTCCCTTGATCTTGAGCGTGGCCCGCTCCTGCGTGCCGCGATCCTGCGCCTGGGTCCCAGCTCCACGCGGCTCGCCCTGGTGGCCCACCACCTGGTGGTGGACGCCGTCTCGTGGGGGATCATCTTCGAGGATCTGCTGACCGCGTACGGCCAGCTCTCGAGCGGTCAAGCAGTGGGGCTCCAGCCGAAGACGACGTCCTTCCAGCACTGGGCGAAGCGCCTGGAGGCCTACGCTGGGTCGCCGAACGCCCGGGCCGAGCTCGATGCGTGGCTCGCCGCCTCCCACCGTGACGCCTCGTATGAGTTTCCGCTGAACGATCCCACCGCCTCGGACACGGTTGCCGACGCAGCCAGGCTGGTGTCCTGGATCGAGGAGGACGAGACGCAGCTTCTGTTGAACGAGGTGCCCAAGGCCTACGGCGTTCAGGTCAACGAGGCGCTGATCGCCGCATTGGCCCGGACGCTCTCGGTTTGGACTGGCCACAGCACTGTCCGGATTGACCTGGAAGGCTACGGGCGAGAGTTCCTGTTCGAGGACGTCGACGTGAGCCGTACGGTGGGGTGGTTCACCGCGCTCTTCCCGCTTCGCCTGCACGTCGGTGCCAAGGAGAGCGTGCGAGAGGCGCTTGCCCGCGCGAAGGATGCCGTTCGCCGCATTCCTCGAGGCGGGGCCGGCCATGGAATCCTCCGCTACCTGTCCCCGGACGCGTCGATCCGATCGAGACTCCAGGCCGCTGGGCATGCGGGGGTTGTCTTCAACTACCTCGGGCAGATGGGCTCCGTCCCGGCGCAAGGGGTGATCCGCAGTGCTGCCAAGGAGGGGCTAGGCCCTCTCCACTCGCCTCACGCCGCGAGGCCCCACCGCATCGAGCTCAACGCCGTTGTCGAGGCGGGGCAGCGCCTGCGCTTTGACTGGACCTTCGGCGCCAAGGTTCTCCGCAAGGAGACCCTTGAGAGCCTGAACCAGGCGTTCATCTCCAACCTCCGCGAGTTGATCCGTGAGCGCGCGCAGCCGGCCGCCACGGTCCGCGTGGCCGCGGACTTCCCGGCCGCGCGCCTGAGCGCCAAGGATCTGAAGAGCGTCCTCAAGCAGACGAAGAAGCCGCGATGA